The following is a genomic window from Actinomadura sp. WMMB 499.
GCAAACGTGCGGGCCGTCGCCGAAGGCCAGATGCTTGCCCCGGGCGGGCGGGCGACGTCGAAGAGGTGCGCGGTGGGGCCGTGCTGGACGGGGTCGCGGTTCACCGCCGTGTACGGAGCCATGATCGCCTCGCCGGCGGGGATCGTGACGCCGCCGAGGTCGAGGTCCGCGAGCGGGTAGCGGGCCATGAAGTTGCCGATGGGCGGATCCCAGCGCAGCACCTCCTCGACGATCGCGTCCCAGGTGCCGGCGTCGGCCTCGCGGGCCTTGTCCAGGGCGCCGGGGTGGGTGAGCAGCGCGCGGATCGTGTTGGTGATCAGCCCGATGGTGGTCTCGTGCCCGGCGGCCAGCAGCACCCAGAGCGTCCCCGCGAGCTCGTCCGGTGCGAGCGTGTCGTCGGCGATGAGGGCGCTGGTGAGGTCGCCGGACGGGTGCGCGGTGCGGTACGCGACGAGGTCGGCGAGGAAGCGCGGGATGTCGGCCTGGACGGCGGCGACCTCCGCGGCCGTCGTGTCGGTGCGGAAGATGGCGTCGACGAGGTGCCGCAACCGCGGACGCTCGTCGTCGGGGACGCCGAGGAGCTCGCAGATGACGCGCAGCGGGAGGGGGACGGCGAGGCGGGCCCGCAGATCGACGGGCCCCTCGGCCGGGAGCTCGGCGAGGAGCCCGTCGACCGTCGCCTGGATGCCGGCGGCGAGCTCCCGGACGCGTCCGTTCGTGAACGTGCGGGTGACGGGACGGCGGAGGCGGTGGTGCTCGGCGCCGTCGGCGGTGACCATGTTCGTCACCTTGATCATGCCGACGATGGGGTTGTCGTCGGTGAGGGCCCCGGTCTTGACGGCGTTCCAGTTCCGCCAGTCCTTGCTGACCCCGGGATCGCGGACGAGGTCGGCGACCAGGGCGTGCGTGGTGGGCGCGTAGGCGCGCAGCCCGCCCGGGAGGACGACCTGGACGACGGGTCCGGCGGCGCGGAGCCTCGCGGCCTCGCCCTGGTGGTCGGCGCCGGTGGGGTCAAGCTCGATGACCGGGACGTCTGCCATGGAATCCTCCGGGATCGGCGTGGGTGAACGTGACCGGGAGCCGGGCCGGGCAGCGGGTCCACGGGGACGGCTCGTACTCCAGGTCCGCGGGATCGACGGCGAGGCGGACGCCGCGCAGCGCGTGCAGGACGGTCGCGATGGCGGTGCGCGCGATGGTGCGGGCGGGGTCGCGGGCGGGGCAGGCGTGCGGGCCGGCGCTCCAGGCGAGGTGGGCGCGGTTGCCGCGCTGCCAGAACTGCGATCCGGCGTGGGCGCGGACGTCGTGCGCGACGGCGGCGAGGCCGAGGACGAGGGCGTCGCCGCGGGCGATGGCCCGGCCGCCGAGTTCGGTGTCGCGCAGTGCGTACCGGGCCGGCATGTTGATCATCGGGGGCGCGACGGCGAGGACCTCGTCGAGGGCGTCGTCGATGCCGAGCCGCCCGCCGCGGACCCGTCCGGCGAAGCGCGGGTCGGTGAGCATCAGCCGGAGCGTCTGGGCGATCCAGCTGATGGTGGTGTGGTTCCCGGCGGACACCAGGACGACGATCGACTGCAGTACCTCGGCGCCGGTGCGCAGGTCGGGGTGCGCGAGCAGGAGGGACGCGATGTCGTCGGCGGGCCGCTCGCGGCGGGCGGCGAGGAGGCCGCCGAGCAGGGCCTCGAAGCGCCGGTTGCCGTCCTGGGCGTCCTCGCCGGAGCCGAACAGGGCGCGCATGGCGGCCAGCAGCTCGCGGCTCTGCGCCGGGTCGAAGCCGATGAGGTCGCCGATGGCCAGCAGCGGGACGGTCGCGGCGTAGTCGGCGACGAGGTCGGCCGACCCCCGGTCGGCGAAGGCCCCGACCAGGCCGCGGCACAGGTACTCGACGGTGCGGCGCAGGCGGCGGTGGTCGACGGCGGCGATCGCGTCCTCGATGGGGCGGCGGAGGCGCCGGTGGGCGTCGCCGTCGTAGCCGACGACGTTGTCGCGGAAGAACATCATCGGGCCGAGCGGCGAGTCCGGCGGGACGGTGCCGTCCTGGAACGCGCGCCAGTCGCGGCCGTCCCGCGAGTACAGGCGGGGCGTCCCGGTGATCGTCTTGAGTTCCTCGTAGCCCATGACGAGCCAGGCGCGCACGCCCGGTTCGAGTTCGACGGGGGCGACGGGGCCGTGGTCGCGCCAGAGCCGGTCGAACACCGGCCAGGTGTCGGGACAGGTGGTGGTCGCCGACAGCGGCAGCGGGTCCCCGGCGGGGACGTCGCCGGGCGCTTCGGGCGGGACGGGCGGGACGGCGTCCGGCGGTGCGGTCAAGGGGCGGGCTCCCGGACGGTGAGGGCGTGCTCGGCGAGGGCGGCGAGGGCCGCGACGGAGGAGTCGCGGTCGAGGGCGTTGCAGTCGACGATCGGGGTGTCGGGCAGCAGGTCGAGGGCGCCGCGGAGCCGCTCGTGCGGGTGCGGCGGGGTGTCGGGGAAGTGGTTGACGGCGACGGCGAAGGGCGCGGGGACGTGCGTCTCCACCTGGTCGAGGACGTCGAAGCCCCCGGCGAGCCGCCGCGAGTCGACGATGACCAGCACCCCGACGGCGCCCTCGGCGAGCCCGGCCCACATGTCCCAGAACCGCCGCTGGCCGGGCGTCCCGAACAGGTAGAGGGCCAGCGACGGGTTCAGGGTGATGCGGCCGAAGTCCATGGCGACGGTCGTGGACGTCTTGCCGGGGAGCCGCGCGAGGTCGTCCACGCCGCTGCTGGCCTCGGTGATCGGCTCCTCGGTGCGCAGCGGGCAGATCTCGCTGACCGAGCCGATGAGCGACGTCTTGCCGACGCCGAAGTCGCCGACGACGAGGATCTTGGCCGTCCGGGCGACGGTGCCGGGAAGGTACCGTCCGGCGGGTGGATCAGAGGGCGCGGAGCCCATCGAGCACCTCCTTCAGCAGGTCGATTCCGGGTTCGTTGAAGCCGCCGGCGAGGGTCTGCAGGCGGCCGCCGGCGACGAGGTCGCCGACCAGGATCCGGACGGCGCTGACCGGCAGGTCCAGGTGCGCGGCGGCCTCGGCGACCGACAGGACGCCGCCGTCGCAGAGCCGCAGCAGGGCGCGGAGCTGCGGCGGGGCGTCCGCCGGGAGCGGTTCGGGCGCCCCGCCCGGCGGCGGGACCGTTCTCAGCAGCGTGTCGACCCCCACCCGGGCGCCGGGTGCGGCCGCGCGCCCGCCGGTGACCACGTAGGCCCGCAGCGGCGTGTCGCGGTACTCGCCGGGGCCGGACAAGTCAGCCGCTCCCCCGGGCGGGCGTGGCGAGCTGGTCGCCGAGCTTGAGCACCATCGCCTGCATCTCCTGCGCGACGAGGGCCGCGTTGATCACCGGCTCGGTGACGACGGCGACGCACGAGCGGGCGGCGGCACTGCGGACGAACAGGTAGCCGCCCTCGTGCCCGACCATCAGCTGGTGCAGGGCCTTCGCGCCCGCGCCGAACTCGCCGGCCTGGTCGCGGGCGAGGGACAGCAGCCCGCTGCAGCGTGCGGCGAGCCGGTCGGCCTCGTCCCGTCCGGTGCCGGCGGAGCGCGCCTTGAGCAGGCCGTCCACGGTGCACACGATGGCGTGCCGGACGCCTTGGACGCGGGCGAGCCGCGCCACCACCCAGTCCTGGTCAGCCGTCATCGTTCCTCCTGTCGTCGTCGGTGGGGGGATGCCCCGCGGGCGGGGCGCTCGCGTCCGGCGCGGGGTGTTCGGCGCGGGTGCGCCGGACGCGGGGGTGTGCGGGATGAGCGCGTCCATCAGCGCCCCGGCCTCTTCGGGCGTCTCCGGGGGCGGCGCGACGGGCGGCGGGCCGTCCCCCGTCCGGGGGCGCGGGACGGCGGGGCGCGGGGCGGCGCGGTGGCGGCCCCGGCGGGCGATGCGCTGCGGGAGCGTGTCGCCGGGGTCGGCGGGCGCGGCCCCGCCGCCGTCCCCGTCCGCCGTCCGCGGGGGATCCGCGGAGGGCTCGGGCGGCGGGTCCGCGGGGGCGGGGGCGAGGGCGGCGGGGCCGGGGCGGCCGCCGGTGCCGGTCCCCAGGTCGTCCACCATCGCGTCGGGGACGAGGACGACGGCCTGCAGGCCTCCGTAGGGGGACTCACCGATGCTGATCTTGAACCCGTGCCGCCGCACGTAGCGGGCGATGACGGCGAAGCCGAGGCGCGGTACCTCGCCCATCTCGGCGAGGGTGACCTCGCGGGAGCCGTCCAGCAGTTCGCGGGCGAGGGTGAGCCGGGGTTCCTCCAGGCCGACGCCGTGGTCGTCGACGCGGAACACCGCGCCCTGGGCGGCGGCGGTGACGCGCACGGTGACGGGCGCGGCGGTCGGCGAGGACTCGGTGGCGTTGGCGAGCAGTTCGGCGAGGACGTGGATGACGGCCTCGAGCACGACGGGCCCGACCGCCAGATCGGGGTCGCCCTCGATCCGAACGCGCTGGAAGTCCTCGATCCGGGCGGCGGCGGACTGGACGACCTCGGCGAGCCGCATCGGGGTGTCCCACTGCTGGCCCTCCCACGTCCCGGCGGCGACCGCCAGGCCCTGCGCGAGGCGGGCGGACTGCGCCGCGAGGTGGTCGATGGCCTGGCACGCGAGGTAGACGTCGGCGTGGTCGCTGTGCCGTTCGGCGGTGGTGGCGGCCTCGGCCTGGACGCGGTGCATCGCGGACTGGACGCGCCGGGCCAGCGCGACCGTCGCGAGCTGCTGCGACTCGAGCCGGCCGCGGGCGTCGGCGCGCAGCCCGGCGACGGCGTCGAGGGCGCCGTCGCGGGCGGCGGCGAGGGTGGCGCCGCCGCCTGCGGCGCCGGCGAGCGGCGGCGGGACGGACTCGCCGCGCAGCGCGGCGGGCAGCTGCGCGGTCAGCAGGTGGTCGGTCATCGCGGCGAGGGCGTCGCGCTGCGCGACGGCGGCGGCGACGTGGGCGTGCCGGGACCGTTCCGCTTCGTGTTCGGCGGCGGCCCGCCGCCGCAGCTCGTCGTCGCGGTGCCGCAGCTCGGCGGCATGCCGTTCGGCGTCCCCGGCGGCGGCCGCGAGGACGGCGCGGCAGCGGGCGCGCAGGCTTCGTGCGGCCGCGGCGGAGGCGAGGGCCGCGGCGGCGACCAGGACGGCCGTGATCCAGCGCACCGGTCCCGTTGCGGCCCCCGGCAGCAGGGGCGCGACGACGGCGAGCACGGCCGTGCAGGCCGCGGGCAGCAGCGACGCGGGCCCCGGAGCGGACGGGAGCGGGGTTGTGTTCATCATCGGCTTTCGTGACGGACGACGTGACGCGGATCACGGCGCGTCCTGCCGGGGCGGAGATTCGCGGCGGGTCACTCCGGCGGGACGGGCGGACTCCATTCGGGTGTCCGATAACCGTAATGCGGACGGAATGAATGCGCGGCCTGGGGAATTGCCACGTTCCCGTCCGGTGTCGCGTACGACATTCGGCCTCGAGATCACGCTGGGGGTTTTTGGACGTCGCAAGCAAAGCGTGACGCACCGCGTCACGTCAAGGTGACGCCGGGCGAACTCTCGAAGGCCCGAGAGGTTGCCAGGAATGTCCGGATGACGTCTTCGTCGCCGTCCAGATCTCCGGCGACGCCCGTCGGAGCGTTCCATGAGAAGCGGATGTGGAGAAATGGGTATTCCCGCCCGCCGAACAATGCGAACGGCTATTGCCGCGGCCGGCTCGCCCGACTGCACGGCGTGCGCCCGTGATGCGGGAGAATCGGACGCATGCGGGTGGGGGTTCTGGGCGCGGTCGAGGTTCGGCGGGACGCCGGGGGACACGCCGCGCGCGGGCGCACCGCCGCTGAGGGCGCGTCGGAGGGCGCGTCGGAGGGCGCGGTCGTCGCGGTCGGGGGGCCGCGCGTGCGGGCGCTGCTGGCGATGCTCGCGCTGGACGCCGGCCGCGTGGTGCCCGCCGAACGGCTGATCGACGGCCTGTACGGGGAGGAGCCGCCGCGCGGCGCGGCCAACGCGCTCCAGTCGCAGGTGTCCCGGTTGCGGCGGGGGCTGGGCGACGCCGCGCTCGTCGAGGGCGGGCCGGCCGGTTACCGGCTGGCGGTCGATCCCGGTGCCGTGGACGTCCACCGGTTCGGGCGGCTGGCCCGGGAGGGGCGCGCGGCGGCCGGGCGCGGCGACCACGCGCGGGCGGCCGGGCTGCTGCGGGAGGCGCTCGACCTGTGGCGGGGGCCGGCGCTGGCCGGGCTGGACGCGCCGTTCGCGGCCGCGCGGGCGGTGCGGCTGGAGGACGAGCGCGCCGCGGCCGTCGAGGAGTACGGCGCGGCGGTGCTCGCCTCCTGCGACGGACCCGGCGAACGCGGGCCCGGCGGGCCGGACGCGGCGCTGGCGGAACTGCGCGTCCTCGTGGACGAGCGGCCGCTGCGGGAACGGGCCCGCGCGCTGCTCATGCGGGCGCTGCACGCCGCCGGGCGGCAGGCGGAGGCCCTCGCGGTGTTCGAGGAGGGCCGCCGGCTGCTGGCCGACGAGCTGGGCGCCGATCCGTCCCCCGAGCTGGCCGCGGCGCACCTGGCCGTCCTGCGGGGCGAGCCGGCCGGGGCCGCGGCGGCGCCCGAGGCGCCGCGGGCGGTGCCGCCGCCCGCGCAGCTGACCAGCTTCGTCGGCCGGGAGGACGCGGTCCGGCGGGTCGGGGACATGCTGGCCGAGGGGCGCCTGGTCACGCTGCTCGGGCCCGGCGGCGCGGGCAAGACGCGGCTGGCGGTGGAGGCGGCGGCCCGCGAGGACGGCGAGGTCTGCTTCGTCGACCTCGCCCCGGTCGACCGCCCGGACGTGGAGCGGGCGCTGCTCGCGGCACTGGGACTGCGGGAGAACGCGGTGCGGCAGGCGGCGGGCGGGCGCCCGGCCGACGCGGTCGACCGGCTGGTCGCCGCGCTGGAGGGACGGCCGATGCTGCTCGTCCTCGACAACTGCGAGCACGTCGTCGCGGAGGCGGCGGTGCTGGCGCGGCGGCTGCTGGGCGCGTGCCCGCGGCTGCGGGTACTGGCCACCAGCCGGGAGGTCCTCGCCGTCACCGGGGAGGCGGTGTGGCCGCTGCCGCCGCTGGCGCTGCCGCCCGCCGGGACGCCGCCCGCCGAGTTCGTCCGGTACCCGGCGGTGCGGCTGTTCGCCGAACGGGCGCGGGCCGTCCGTCCGGGGTTCGCGGTGGACGCGACGAACGCGGCGGACGTCCTGCGGATCTGCGCGGCGCTCGACGGGCTGCCGCTGGCGATCGAGCTGGCGGCGGCGCGGCTGCGCTCGCTGCCGGTCGGCGAGGTCGCGGCGCGACTCGACGGCACCGTCGCGGCGCGGCCGGACGACCGGTTCCGGCTGCTGTCGCGCGGGGACCGGACGGCCGCGCCGCGGCACCGGACGCTGCGCGCGGTCGTCGAGTGGAGCTGGAGCCTGCTCGGCGCGGCGGAGCAGGCGCTCGCGCGGCGCCTGACGGTGTTCACCGGCGGGTTCACCCTCGACGCCGCCGCGGCGGTGTGCGACCTCGACGACGCGGCCGACGCGCTGGCCGAGCTGGTGGACAAGTCGCTGGTGCAGTTGGAGCCGCACGAGCGCGGCGCCCGCTACCGGATGCTCGACACCATCCGGGCGTACGGCGCGGAGCGGCTCGCGGAGGCCGGGGAGCGGGAGCGGCTCCGCCGGGCGCACGCCGACCACTTCCTGGACCTCGCGCTGCGCGCGGACGCGCACCTGCGGGCCGCCGGGCAGCTCGAGTGGCTGGACCGGCTGGCCGCCGACCACGCGAACCTGCACGCGGCGCTGCGCCGGTGCGTGGAGTCCGACGACGCCGTCCGCGCGCTGCGGCTCATCGCGGCACTGTCCTGGTACTGGTGGCTGCGGGGCCGCGTCGAGGGGGCGCCGCCGGCGACCGCGCTGCTGGAGAAGGTCGGCACGGAGCCGCCTCCGGGCCTGGAGGAGGAGTACGTCCTGTGCGTGTGCAACGTCGTGTCGGCGGGCGGCACGGGGGCGCGCGCCACCGCGTGGATGGACCGTGCTGAGACGGTGCTGGCGGGAATCCGGCGGCTCGCCTTCCCGGCGACGACCGTGCTGTGGGCGATGACGGCGGGGCCGGAGCGGACGCAGGAGGCCATCCTCGTCGAGCAGATCGGCGACGACCCGTGGACGCTCGCGCTGATGGACATGAGCGACGGGTTCCTGAACCAGTTCTCCGGCGACCGGGCGCGGGCCGAGGAGCGGTGCGCGGCGGCGCTGGCGGGGTTCCGCGCGATCGGCGACCGGTGGGGGACGGCGAACTCGCTCGACCCGTTCGCGCAGCTCGCCGACTGGCGCGGCGACCGCGCGGCGGCGCTGGAACTGCTCGGCGAGGCGCTGGCCCTGACCGGCGAGCTGGGCGCGCTGGAGGACACCGCCGACCTGCTGTGCCGGCGCGGCGAGGTCCGCGTCCACGGCGGCGACCTGGACGGGGCGCGCCGCGACTGCGAGCGCGCCGCCGAGCTGGCCCGGCGGGCCGGGGCCCCGGACAAGGTGGCCGCCGCGCTCCAGGGGCTCGGCGAGGTCGCGCGGCTGCGCGGGGACCCGGCGGAGGCGCGGCGGCTGTACGAGGCGGCGCTGGAGTACGTGTCGGCCCGGTTCGTGGTCGCCGCCGTCCGGGGCGCCACGCTGGTGGGGCTCGGCTGGGTGGCCCTGGACGAGGGCGCTCCCGGGCGGGCGCGGGAGCTGTTCGGCGAGGCCCTCGCCATGGCCCACGACCATCCGATCTTCGGCTACCGGGCGAGCGTGGCGGTGGGGCTGGCGGGCCTCGCCCTGCGGGAGGGCGACGGGGAGCGCGCCGCGTGGCTGCTGGGCGCGGCGACGGCGATGCGCCGGGTGCGGATCCCGGGCGACCGCGACGCCGACCGGGTCGAGGCGGGCGCCCGCGCGCTGCTCGGCGACGCCGCGTACGAGAAGCGCTACGCGTCGGGGGCCGCGCTGTCGCACGCGGACGCGCTGGCGTCCCTCCCCCGCCGCTGACGGGCCCCGCACCGGGCCACGCACGGGGCCGGCCTGCGGCGGTCAGCGGACGGTGCGCGGACGGTCAGCGCGCCCGGCGACGCTCGTCCGCATGTCGTACAGTTCAGCCCGCAAACGGGGCACGTTCGCGATCGGGGCGCTGGTGGCACTGGTCCCCGCCATCGACCTGACCGCGCTCAACCAGGCGATCCCGCACCTGTCCGCCGACCTCGGGCCGTCGGCGACGCAGATCCTGTGGATCGCGGACGCCTACGGGTTCGCGCTCGCCGGGCTCCTCATCACCATGGGCGCCGTCGGCGACCGCATCGGCCACCGGAGACTGCTGCTCATCGGCACGGCGCTGTTCGGGGCCGCGTCGGCGGTGACGGCGTACGCGCCGAGCGCCGAGGCGCTGATCGCGGCGCGGGCGCTGCTGGGCGTCGCGGGGGCGACGCTGATGCCGTCCGCGCTGTCGCTGATCCGCCGCGTGTTCACCGAACCGCGGGAGCGGACGGCGGCGGTCGGCGCGTTCTTCGGTCTCGTCTCGCTCGCGGTCGGGCTCGGGCCGGTGCTCAGCGGCGCGCTGCTCGACCACTTCTGGTGGGGCTCGGTGTTCCTGATCAACGTGCCGCTCATGCTGGTGGCGCTGGTCGCGGGAGCGCTCGTCCTGCCCGAGTCGAGGAACCTGCTGTCCGGGTGGCCGGACCTGCCCGGGGTGCCGCTGTCGATCGCCGGGGTCCTCGGGATCGTGTACGCGGTGAAGGAGGCGGCCGCGCACGGCGCGGACGAACCGAAGGTGTGGGTCGCGGCGCTGGCCGGGGCGGCGGCGCTGGCGGCGTTCGCGGCCCGGCAGGTGCGCGCCGCGACGCCGCTGATCGACGTCCGGCTGTTCCGCCGGGCGGCGTTCTCGGGCGCCGTCGTCACCAACATGTTCGCGATGTTCGCGCTGGTCGCCCAGTCGCTGATCTTCTCGATGTTCTTCCAGCTCGCGCTGGGCTGGGACCCGCTGAAGGCGGGCCTGGCGGGGCTGCCGGGGGCGGCGGGCGCGATGATCGGCGGCGCCGTGCTGGCCCCGCCGGTCATCACGCTGCTGGGCCGCGCCCGCGCCGTCGCCCTCGGCATGGCCGTCTCCGCCGGCGGCTTCGCGCTGTTCCTGGCGATCGGGCTGGACACCGGCTACCCGATGATGCTGCCGGCGATGGTGCTGGCGGGCCTCGGCATGGGGATCGCGATGACGGTCACCGCCGACACCGTCCTCGCGTCGGTGCCCAAGGAGCGGTCGGGCGCCGCGTCGGCGATCTCGGAGACGGCGACGGAGCTGGGCGGGGCGCTCGGCATGGCGGTGCTCGGCAGCGTGCTGACCGCGGCGTACCGGGGTGCGCTGGACCTGCCGGCCGGGACGCCGCCGGGCGCGGCCGCGGCGGCGCGGGACTCGCTCGCCGGCGCGCTGCAGGCGGTCGCGGCGCTGCCGGAGCGGGTGGGCGCGCAGGTCGCCGCGACGGCCCGGGACGCGTTCATGACGGGCATGCACTCCGCGCTGCTGTGCGCGGCGGTGCTGGCCGCGGGGGTCGCGGTGTTCGCCCTGGTGACGCTGCGGCGGGTGCCGAAGGTGATCGAGGAGGAGCCCGAGCCGGAGCCCGTGGCCGCGCGGTGAGCCCCGCCTTCCTTCTGTCCGGCCCCGCCTGGAAAAAGTGATATCACTTTGCTAGGTTGGTGATAACCGGACAGAAGGAGGCGCCATGGAGCCCTCGGCGAAGGTCGAGATGCCGACCCCGAAGATCTCGGAACGGCCCGCGTACAACGTCAACGGCTGGTCGATGCTGGTGCTGGCGGTGGTGCTGACCCTGCTCGGCGCGGCGGCCGTGGTGCTCGGCGTGGCCACCGGCGGCGGCGTCGCCATCGCCACCGGCGTCACCGCCGGCGCCCTGCTCGTCATCGCCGGGCTGGTCGTGGCGATCGGGCTGACGGCGGTGGCGCCGGGCGAGGCCCGCGTGGTGCAGGTGCTCGGCCGCTACGCCGGGACCGTCCGCACCGACGGCCTGCGGTGGGTCAACCCCATCAGCCTGCGACAGAAGATCTCCACCCGGATCCGGAACCACGAGACCGGGCTCGCCAAGGTCAACGACCTGGACGGCAACCCGATCGAGATCTCCGCCGTCGTCGTCTGGCAGGTGCGCGACACCGCCCGCGCGGTGTTCGAGGTGGACGACTTCGTCGAGTTCGTCGCGTTCCAGACCGAGGCCGCCGTCCGGCACATCGCGGGCAGCTACCCCTACGACAGCCACGAGCAGACCTCGCTCCGCGACAACGCCGACGAGATCACCGCGCAGCTGTCGGCGGAGGTGACGCAGCGCGTCGCGTCCGCGGGCGTCGACATCATCGAGTCGCGGATCACCGGCCTGGCGTACGCGCCGGAGATCGCGCAGGCGATGCTGCGCCGGCAGCAGGCGGGCGCGGTCGTCGCGGCCCGGCAGCGGATCGTGGAGGGCGCG
Proteins encoded in this region:
- a CDS encoding cytochrome P450, translating into MTAPPDAVPPVPPEAPGDVPAGDPLPLSATTTCPDTWPVFDRLWRDHGPVAPVELEPGVRAWLVMGYEELKTITGTPRLYSRDGRDWRAFQDGTVPPDSPLGPMMFFRDNVVGYDGDAHRRLRRPIEDAIAAVDHRRLRRTVEYLCRGLVGAFADRGSADLVADYAATVPLLAIGDLIGFDPAQSRELLAAMRALFGSGEDAQDGNRRFEALLGGLLAARRERPADDIASLLLAHPDLRTGAEVLQSIVVLVSAGNHTTISWIAQTLRLMLTDPRFAGRVRGGRLGIDDALDEVLAVAPPMINMPARYALRDTELGGRAIARGDALVLGLAAVAHDVRAHAGSQFWQRGNRAHLAWSAGPHACPARDPARTIARTAIATVLHALRGVRLAVDPADLEYEPSPWTRCPARLPVTFTHADPGGFHGRRPGHRA
- a CDS encoding ATP/GTP-binding protein, producing the protein MGSAPSDPPAGRYLPGTVARTAKILVVGDFGVGKTSLIGSVSEICPLRTEEPITEASSGVDDLARLPGKTSTTVAMDFGRITLNPSLALYLFGTPGQRRFWDMWAGLAEGAVGVLVIVDSRRLAGGFDVLDQVETHVPAPFAVAVNHFPDTPPHPHERLRGALDLLPDTPIVDCNALDRDSSVAALAALAEHALTVREPAP
- a CDS encoding DUF742 domain-containing protein — translated: MSGPGEYRDTPLRAYVVTGGRAAAPGARVGVDTLLRTVPPPGGAPEPLPADAPPQLRALLRLCDGGVLSVAEAAAHLDLPVSAVRILVGDLVAGGRLQTLAGGFNEPGIDLLKEVLDGLRAL
- a CDS encoding roadblock/LC7 domain-containing protein, with translation MMNTTPLPSAPGPASLLPAACTAVLAVVAPLLPGAATGPVRWITAVLVAAAALASAAAARSLRARCRAVLAAAAGDAERHAAELRHRDDELRRRAAAEHEAERSRHAHVAAAVAQRDALAAMTDHLLTAQLPAALRGESVPPPLAGAAGGGATLAAARDGALDAVAGLRADARGRLESQQLATVALARRVQSAMHRVQAEAATTAERHSDHADVYLACQAIDHLAAQSARLAQGLAVAAGTWEGQQWDTPMRLAEVVQSAAARIEDFQRVRIEGDPDLAVGPVVLEAVIHVLAELLANATESSPTAAPVTVRVTAAAQGAVFRVDDHGVGLEEPRLTLARELLDGSREVTLAEMGEVPRLGFAVIARYVRRHGFKISIGESPYGGLQAVVLVPDAMVDDLGTGTGGRPGPAALAPAPADPPPEPSADPPRTADGDGGGAAPADPGDTLPQRIARRGRHRAAPRPAVPRPRTGDGPPPVAPPPETPEEAGALMDALIPHTPASGAPAPNTPRRTRAPRPRGIPPPTTTGGTMTADQDWVVARLARVQGVRHAIVCTVDGLLKARSAGTGRDEADRLAARCSGLLSLARDQAGEFGAGAKALHQLMVGHEGGYLFVRSAAARSCVAVVTEPVINAALVAQEMQAMVLKLGDQLATPARGSG
- a CDS encoding BTAD domain-containing putative transcriptional regulator; amino-acid sequence: MRVGVLGAVEVRRDAGGHAARGRTAAEGASEGASEGAVVAVGGPRVRALLAMLALDAGRVVPAERLIDGLYGEEPPRGAANALQSQVSRLRRGLGDAALVEGGPAGYRLAVDPGAVDVHRFGRLAREGRAAAGRGDHARAAGLLREALDLWRGPALAGLDAPFAAARAVRLEDERAAAVEEYGAAVLASCDGPGERGPGGPDAALAELRVLVDERPLRERARALLMRALHAAGRQAEALAVFEEGRRLLADELGADPSPELAAAHLAVLRGEPAGAAAAPEAPRAVPPPAQLTSFVGREDAVRRVGDMLAEGRLVTLLGPGGAGKTRLAVEAAAREDGEVCFVDLAPVDRPDVERALLAALGLRENAVRQAAGGRPADAVDRLVAALEGRPMLLVLDNCEHVVAEAAVLARRLLGACPRLRVLATSREVLAVTGEAVWPLPPLALPPAGTPPAEFVRYPAVRLFAERARAVRPGFAVDATNAADVLRICAALDGLPLAIELAAARLRSLPVGEVAARLDGTVAARPDDRFRLLSRGDRTAAPRHRTLRAVVEWSWSLLGAAEQALARRLTVFTGGFTLDAAAAVCDLDDAADALAELVDKSLVQLEPHERGARYRMLDTIRAYGAERLAEAGERERLRRAHADHFLDLALRADAHLRAAGQLEWLDRLAADHANLHAALRRCVESDDAVRALRLIAALSWYWWLRGRVEGAPPATALLEKVGTEPPPGLEEEYVLCVCNVVSAGGTGARATAWMDRAETVLAGIRRLAFPATTVLWAMTAGPERTQEAILVEQIGDDPWTLALMDMSDGFLNQFSGDRARAEERCAAALAGFRAIGDRWGTANSLDPFAQLADWRGDRAAALELLGEALALTGELGALEDTADLLCRRGEVRVHGGDLDGARRDCERAAELARRAGAPDKVAAALQGLGEVARLRGDPAEARRLYEAALEYVSARFVVAAVRGATLVGLGWVALDEGAPGRARELFGEALAMAHDHPIFGYRASVAVGLAGLALREGDGERAAWLLGAATAMRRVRIPGDRDADRVEAGARALLGDAAYEKRYASGAALSHADALASLPRR
- a CDS encoding MFS transporter, which codes for MSYSSARKRGTFAIGALVALVPAIDLTALNQAIPHLSADLGPSATQILWIADAYGFALAGLLITMGAVGDRIGHRRLLLIGTALFGAASAVTAYAPSAEALIAARALLGVAGATLMPSALSLIRRVFTEPRERTAAVGAFFGLVSLAVGLGPVLSGALLDHFWWGSVFLINVPLMLVALVAGALVLPESRNLLSGWPDLPGVPLSIAGVLGIVYAVKEAAAHGADEPKVWVAALAGAAALAAFAARQVRAATPLIDVRLFRRAAFSGAVVTNMFAMFALVAQSLIFSMFFQLALGWDPLKAGLAGLPGAAGAMIGGAVLAPPVITLLGRARAVALGMAVSAGGFALFLAIGLDTGYPMMLPAMVLAGLGMGIAMTVTADTVLASVPKERSGAASAISETATELGGALGMAVLGSVLTAAYRGALDLPAGTPPGAAAAARDSLAGALQAVAALPERVGAQVAATARDAFMTGMHSALLCAAVLAAGVAVFALVTLRRVPKVIEEEPEPEPVAAR
- a CDS encoding SPFH domain-containing protein, translated to MEPSAKVEMPTPKISERPAYNVNGWSMLVLAVVLTLLGAAAVVLGVATGGGVAIATGVTAGALLVIAGLVVAIGLTAVAPGEARVVQVLGRYAGTVRTDGLRWVNPISLRQKISTRIRNHETGLAKVNDLDGNPIEISAVVVWQVRDTARAVFEVDDFVEFVAFQTEAAVRHIAGSYPYDSHEQTSLRDNADEITAQLSAEVTQRVASAGVDIIESRITGLAYAPEIAQAMLRRQQAGAVVAARQRIVEGAVGMVQLALDRLVEDDVVELDEERKATMVSNLLVVLCGDRDAQPVLNTGSLYQ